A genome region from Vibrio tapetis subsp. tapetis includes the following:
- a CDS encoding LysR family transcriptional regulator, translating into MLDIHWLKTFVTLAQYKHFGKAAIALHMTQPNVSLHLKQLEQATGVKLIDRSPFHLTQAGDRLLESSQRTLQELQVCQADLNALNDLDRGTITIAASDIISRILLIEAFKLFKERYPGIDIALLNTTSSQASELVRKAEADLGFVISQKQTQPLHFVELQQVKWVAFGNGFERNTEQGNELTLILLGHDTRTRDLIDGALPKLNLSNYRIMEVGSVDAQIDWAEAGFGVAIVPEFALSTQRQLTSMVTPLPDFPTTDLGYIVRQNQILSKATKQLLHWVDDGISLLQRAK; encoded by the coding sequence ATGCTTGATATCCATTGGCTTAAAACGTTTGTCACGCTGGCGCAATACAAACATTTTGGTAAAGCGGCAATTGCGTTGCATATGACTCAGCCGAATGTCAGTTTGCATCTTAAACAATTAGAGCAAGCCACAGGCGTTAAACTTATTGATCGAAGCCCATTTCACTTAACTCAAGCGGGCGATCGGTTACTCGAAAGTAGTCAGAGAACGCTTCAAGAATTACAGGTTTGCCAAGCGGATTTAAACGCTCTAAACGATCTCGACAGAGGCACCATTACCATCGCAGCCAGCGATATTATCTCTCGGATATTACTTATTGAGGCGTTTAAGCTGTTTAAAGAACGGTACCCAGGCATCGATATTGCGCTATTAAACACGACGTCATCGCAGGCTTCTGAACTGGTGAGAAAGGCAGAGGCTGATCTTGGGTTTGTTATCTCCCAGAAGCAGACACAACCGCTACACTTTGTTGAATTACAGCAAGTTAAGTGGGTCGCATTCGGTAATGGATTTGAACGAAATACGGAACAAGGTAATGAGCTGACCCTGATTTTGTTAGGTCATGATACACGCACAAGAGATCTGATTGATGGTGCACTGCCTAAGCTCAATCTTTCTAACTATAGAATTATGGAAGTGGGCAGCGTTGATGCGCAAATTGATTGGGCAGAAGCGGGATTTGGGGTAGCCATCGTTCCTGAGTTCGCCTTATCGACTCAGCGTCAACTCACATCGATGGTTACGCCTTTGCCTGATTTCCCCACGACCGATTTGGGTTACATTGTGAGGCAAAATCAGATCCTATCTAAAGCCACCAAGCAGCTTCTTCATTGGGTTGATGATGGCATTTCTCTACTACAAAGAGCAAAGTAG
- a CDS encoding adenylosuccinate synthase, translating into MSSIVVVGANWGDEGKGRIVDFLASDASASIRFQGGNNAGHTVVNDFGTFKLHQLPSGIFNPNCIAVLGPGMVISPAALTEEIEEVKATGVAVNLRISDRATLCLPLHALEDTLEEQRLGDAAYGSTRQGIAPAYGDRVMKKGILVGWLNQPDVLEQRIQFMLDWKMPQLKALYPDCDYTQSAAELTAWLLDVTKSWRPFICNVTEPLKALQADDANLLFEAQLGAGRDLVYGEYPWTTSSNVTAAYAGIGSGLPALRPERIIAVAKSFSSSVGTGTLVTAMEEQDNFRESSNEYGAVTGRPRDMGYFDAVATRNGVELQAATEIALTKIDCLTGMKDLRICVAYDGEHSENPIWPQTAELKPVYEKMQGWDEDLTGCRTFENLPQSAQDYVNRIEELMGVPVVMVSVGPEREQMIIRK; encoded by the coding sequence ATGTCGTCTATTGTCGTTGTGGGTGCCAATTGGGGTGATGAAGGTAAAGGCCGTATCGTTGACTTTTTAGCATCAGATGCTTCTGCTAGCATTCGCTTTCAAGGTGGCAACAATGCCGGTCATACCGTTGTTAATGACTTTGGTACGTTTAAACTGCACCAACTGCCAAGCGGTATTTTCAATCCGAATTGTATCGCTGTTCTGGGGCCAGGAATGGTAATAAGCCCAGCCGCTCTTACGGAAGAAATTGAAGAAGTTAAAGCAACTGGGGTGGCGGTAAATTTGCGCATCTCTGATCGCGCTACTTTGTGCCTTCCTCTCCATGCACTTGAAGATACGCTAGAAGAACAACGTCTTGGCGATGCTGCCTACGGTTCCACTCGTCAGGGCATCGCACCCGCTTACGGCGACCGTGTCATGAAAAAAGGCATATTAGTCGGTTGGTTAAATCAGCCAGACGTACTAGAACAACGAATTCAATTTATGCTCGATTGGAAAATGCCTCAATTAAAAGCGTTATACCCAGATTGCGATTACACACAGAGTGCCGCCGAACTTACTGCATGGTTACTCGACGTGACGAAATCTTGGCGTCCCTTTATTTGCAACGTCACCGAACCTCTTAAAGCACTGCAAGCCGACGATGCAAACCTATTATTTGAAGCACAACTGGGCGCAGGCCGAGACCTCGTTTATGGAGAATACCCGTGGACAACATCATCAAATGTGACTGCGGCGTATGCTGGGATTGGTAGTGGCTTACCTGCATTAAGACCAGAACGTATTATTGCTGTCGCGAAATCATTCAGTTCATCGGTGGGAACAGGAACCTTAGTCACCGCAATGGAAGAGCAAGACAACTTCCGCGAAAGCTCGAACGAGTATGGTGCCGTTACTGGACGCCCACGTGATATGGGTTATTTTGATGCTGTCGCCACTCGAAATGGCGTTGAACTGCAAGCCGCAACCGAGATTGCACTGACCAAGATAGATTGCCTAACGGGAATGAAAGACCTTAGAATTTGTGTTGCCTACGATGGCGAACACAGTGAGAATCCGATCTGGCCTCAAACTGCAGAGCTTAAACCTGTTTATGAAAAAATGCAGGGATGGGACGAAGATCTCACTGGTTGCCGTACCTTTGAAAATCTTCCTCAAAGCGCGCAAGACTACGTAAATCGCATTGAAGAACTGATGGGTGTACCGGTTGTCATGGTATCGGTTGGGCCAGAGCGTGAACAAATGATCATTCGCAAATAA
- a CDS encoding PilZ domain-containing protein gives MNEESAEQKRKYYRLKYPKRAMPVMRIQGEQFHVSEVSEKGIRIIMNRISSLYHGLSLAGSVKLHGDHSIKIEGAVLRMENSEVILQLSKGPSFKDMVQEQRFIRNKYPTYFSRMRTQAA, from the coding sequence ATGAACGAAGAATCAGCAGAGCAGAAGCGCAAATATTATCGCCTAAAATACCCAAAGCGAGCGATGCCAGTGATGAGGATTCAAGGTGAGCAGTTTCATGTCAGTGAAGTGTCGGAAAAAGGCATTCGTATTATCATGAACCGCATATCCAGTTTGTATCATGGTTTAAGCCTAGCAGGGAGTGTCAAACTTCATGGCGATCATAGTATTAAGATTGAAGGCGCTGTGCTGAGAATGGAAAACTCAGAAGTGATTTTGCAGCTTTCAAAAGGGCCAAGCTTTAAAGATATGGTTCAAGAGCAGCGTTTTATCCGTAATAAGTACCCGACTTATTTTTCGCGCATGCGCACTCAAGCTGCGTAA
- a CDS encoding DUF1289 domain-containing protein — protein sequence MEQLEFFSVPSPCVGVCTTDSRGYCQGCMRKREERFNWLQFTPDQQRHVIKLCKQRYKRKMAKGKIGKPVDEPDDSPQQNLF from the coding sequence ATGGAGCAGTTAGAGTTTTTTTCGGTTCCAAGCCCGTGTGTTGGAGTATGTACAACTGATTCAAGAGGTTATTGCCAAGGCTGCATGAGAAAAAGAGAAGAGCGATTTAACTGGTTGCAATTCACTCCAGATCAGCAACGTCACGTGATTAAGCTATGCAAACAGCGTTACAAACGGAAAATGGCCAAAGGCAAAATTGGCAAGCCAGTCGACGAGCCCGATGACTCTCCACAACAGAATTTATTCTAG
- a CDS encoding META domain-containing protein yields MKKHLAVLALPILLAACSNSDNAAEITPTDLQHHHWILAKVDGKAISLPAEAKAPSIEVGEKMSANGFAGCNTYFGQAELKDGKFRVDGMGMTMMMCSDTAMQTEQVVAGTLSEWSDITLTKESLILKGEEHELTFTLRDWVY; encoded by the coding sequence ATGAAAAAGCATTTGGCTGTACTTGCCCTTCCTATCCTTTTAGCGGCATGTTCAAACAGTGACAACGCAGCAGAAATCACACCAACAGATCTGCAACATCACCATTGGATATTAGCCAAAGTTGACGGTAAAGCCATTTCTCTACCGGCAGAAGCAAAAGCGCCAAGCATTGAAGTGGGCGAAAAAATGTCGGCCAATGGCTTCGCTGGCTGTAATACCTACTTTGGTCAAGCTGAATTAAAAGACGGTAAATTTCGAGTAGACGGCATGGGTATGACAATGATGATGTGTTCAGATACCGCAATGCAAACCGAGCAAGTGGTTGCGGGTACATTGTCTGAGTGGAGCGATATTACGCTAACCAAAGAATCACTAATTCTTAAAGGCGAAGAGCATGAGCTCACGTTTACTCTGCGTGATTGGGTATACTAA
- the metE gene encoding 5-methyltetrahydropteroyltriglutamate--homocysteine S-methyltransferase — MTTTQTHILGYPRIGEKRELKFAQEKYWRGEINAEQLKTVGRDLRLRHWQDQADNGLSYVTAGDFAWYDHVLTTSLLLGHVPARHNQGFPDLDTLFRVGRGQSQSSCGCGAAASDMTKWFNTNYHYIVPEFSKDDTFEVSWPQLFDEVNEAIQAGHNVKPVLLGPVSYLFLGKEVEDGFDRLTLLPRLLSAYQGILAKLEKLGVEWVQIDEPILGLDLDKAWLDSFKLAYQVIQSDVKLLFTTYFATIEDNLDIITSLPVDGLHADFSAAPKQLDAVVNKLPDDWVLSAGVINGRNVWRTDVNHWLEKLTAVKEKIGERLWVASSCSLLHSPIDLDLETNLTGEVRSWFAFAKQKLAEVNLLALALNHNQEAIKQCQAYSQPIVDRLTATHVNKPSVKTRVNAITERLAERSAPYAERAHHQLEVLNLPLLPTTTIGSFPQTSEIRTQRNAYRHGKLAEAEYEQVMKGHIEDAVKRQEALDLDVLVHGEAERNDMVEYFAENLSGFQTTQFGWVQSYGSRCVKPAIVVADVEREQPITVKWSTYAQSLTRKKMKGMLTGPVTILCWTFPREDITRKEIAQQIALALRDEVEDLQQAGINIIQIDEPAIREGLPLKKREHQNYLDWAVEAFKISAASANPETQIHTHMCYSEFNEIIDSVAALDADVITIETSRSNMELLNAFEEFNYPNEIGPGVYDIHSPNIPNQEWIVELIEKAAAQIPVERLWVNPDCGLKTRNWEETEAALTNMVSAAKTLRKKLK, encoded by the coding sequence ATGACAACAACTCAGACCCACATTCTTGGTTATCCACGCATTGGTGAAAAACGCGAACTAAAATTTGCACAAGAAAAATATTGGCGCGGTGAAATCAATGCCGAGCAACTAAAAACAGTTGGCCGTGATCTCAGACTGCGCCATTGGCAAGATCAAGCTGATAATGGCCTTAGCTACGTTACCGCTGGTGACTTTGCATGGTATGACCATGTATTAACCACCAGTCTTCTACTTGGCCATGTTCCTGCCAGACATAATCAAGGCTTTCCTGATCTGGATACCTTGTTCCGAGTAGGCCGTGGTCAATCTCAGTCGAGCTGCGGTTGTGGCGCCGCGGCGTCTGATATGACTAAGTGGTTTAATACTAACTACCACTATATTGTTCCTGAATTCAGTAAAGATGACACGTTCGAAGTAAGTTGGCCGCAACTTTTTGATGAAGTAAATGAAGCCATTCAAGCCGGACATAATGTGAAGCCAGTGCTGCTTGGGCCGGTAAGCTACTTATTTTTAGGTAAGGAAGTTGAAGATGGGTTTGACCGCTTAACTCTACTGCCGAGATTACTGTCAGCCTATCAAGGTATTCTTGCTAAATTGGAGAAGCTCGGGGTGGAATGGGTACAAATAGATGAACCGATTCTGGGGTTAGATCTCGATAAAGCTTGGCTGGATAGCTTTAAGCTCGCGTACCAAGTGATACAAAGTGACGTTAAGCTCCTGTTCACGACTTACTTTGCCACGATAGAGGATAACTTAGACATTATAACGTCGCTACCTGTTGACGGTTTGCATGCGGATTTTTCAGCCGCGCCTAAGCAACTTGACGCCGTGGTGAACAAGTTACCCGACGATTGGGTGCTCTCTGCGGGGGTTATTAACGGCAGAAATGTATGGCGTACAGATGTGAATCATTGGCTTGAAAAGCTTACAGCCGTAAAAGAGAAAATAGGCGAGAGACTTTGGGTAGCAAGTTCCTGCTCACTGCTCCATAGCCCCATTGATCTGGACTTAGAAACCAACTTAACAGGGGAGGTGAGAAGTTGGTTTGCATTTGCAAAACAAAAACTGGCGGAAGTTAATCTACTCGCGCTCGCACTTAACCATAATCAAGAAGCCATTAAACAGTGCCAAGCTTATAGTCAACCTATTGTGGACCGTCTGACGGCGACTCACGTAAATAAACCAAGCGTTAAAACCCGTGTTAACGCCATTACAGAACGCTTAGCCGAGCGAAGTGCCCCATACGCCGAGCGTGCGCATCATCAATTGGAGGTATTGAACTTACCGTTGCTACCAACCACGACGATAGGCTCATTTCCTCAAACCAGTGAAATACGCACTCAGCGCAATGCTTATCGTCACGGCAAGTTAGCAGAAGCTGAATACGAACAAGTCATGAAAGGGCACATTGAAGATGCGGTAAAACGACAAGAAGCGCTCGATTTAGATGTATTGGTGCATGGAGAAGCTGAACGTAACGACATGGTTGAGTACTTTGCTGAAAACTTGTCAGGCTTCCAAACTACTCAGTTCGGATGGGTACAAAGCTACGGCTCTCGCTGCGTTAAGCCGGCCATCGTGGTTGCCGATGTTGAGCGTGAACAGCCAATAACGGTAAAATGGTCGACTTACGCGCAGTCTCTTACTCGTAAAAAAATGAAAGGAATGCTGACAGGGCCAGTAACGATATTGTGTTGGACGTTTCCTCGTGAAGACATTACTCGTAAAGAAATCGCCCAGCAAATCGCGTTGGCATTGCGAGACGAAGTCGAAGATTTGCAACAAGCAGGGATCAATATTATTCAAATTGATGAACCAGCTATTCGTGAAGGTCTGCCACTTAAAAAGCGAGAGCATCAGAATTATTTGGATTGGGCGGTAGAGGCATTTAAAATTTCGGCGGCGAGTGCGAATCCAGAGACGCAAATTCATACCCATATGTGTTACAGCGAATTTAACGAAATTATCGATTCAGTGGCTGCACTTGATGCAGACGTCATTACCATCGAAACGTCGCGTTCGAATATGGAGTTACTGAATGCATTTGAAGAGTTTAACTACCCAAATGAAATTGGCCCTGGTGTGTATGATATTCACTCACCCAATATTCCTAACCAAGAATGGATCGTTGAATTAATTGAAAAGGCAGCAGCACAAATTCCGGTTGAACGTTTATGGGTAAACCCCGATTGTGGTCTTAAAACAAGGAATTGGGAGGAAACGGAAGCGGCATTAACTAACATGGTTTCCGCTGCGAAAACGTTACGTAAGAAACTTAAGTAA
- a CDS encoding LysR substrate-binding domain-containing protein, translated as MIELKHLRTLASLRETGSLTATATSLHLTQSALSHQLKELESRIGGQLFLRKTRPVKFTAEGNILLKVADDVLPKLAKAESDLAGLKEDVNGRLHMAIECHSCFQWLMPAIKEYQLGWPNVTLDFSAGFGFEPLPALLAGELDLVITSDIQPRAEVHYEPLFDFEMRLVTATHHPLASKTRIEPEDLMDQTMISYPVQKQRLDVVKHFLHPAGVEPAKWKQSDNTLMLVQMVSAGLGVAALPNWAVSEFSRQGLVKSLPLGDGLWRRLFAATRNSEGQKHYLQAFFGTARQQCHSHLDGIKMA; from the coding sequence ATGATTGAACTAAAGCACTTAAGAACTTTGGCTTCTCTGAGGGAAACAGGATCTCTGACCGCTACGGCTACATCGCTCCATCTAACTCAGTCAGCTCTGTCTCATCAACTCAAAGAGCTAGAGTCACGCATCGGCGGTCAGCTATTCTTGCGAAAAACTCGTCCTGTTAAATTCACCGCTGAAGGAAACATCTTGCTGAAGGTTGCTGATGACGTGCTCCCTAAGTTAGCCAAAGCGGAAAGTGATTTAGCCGGACTAAAAGAAGACGTCAATGGCCGACTTCATATGGCGATCGAGTGCCACTCTTGTTTTCAGTGGTTAATGCCGGCTATCAAAGAATATCAGTTGGGTTGGCCAAATGTGACACTGGATTTTTCTGCAGGTTTTGGTTTCGAGCCCTTACCTGCATTACTCGCGGGGGAACTAGACTTAGTGATTACCTCGGATATTCAACCTAGAGCCGAAGTTCACTACGAGCCTTTGTTTGATTTCGAAATGCGTTTAGTCACTGCGACCCACCACCCTTTAGCATCGAAGACTCGTATCGAACCTGAAGATTTAATGGATCAAACGATGATCTCTTACCCGGTACAAAAACAGCGTTTAGACGTCGTTAAACACTTTCTTCACCCCGCAGGCGTTGAGCCTGCTAAGTGGAAGCAGTCCGACAATACACTCATGCTGGTTCAGATGGTATCGGCAGGATTAGGTGTAGCCGCTCTGCCAAATTGGGCTGTGAGTGAGTTTTCTAGGCAAGGCTTAGTCAAAAGCCTACCTTTAGGTGACGGCTTATGGCGCAGGCTATTTGCAGCCACACGTAATAGCGAAGGCCAAAAGCACTACCTACAAGCATTCTTCGGCACTGCACGCCAACAGTGTCATAGCCACCTTGATGGAATAAAGATGGCTTAG
- a CDS encoding DUF4250 domain-containing protein — protein sequence MDMSNMANLDSNILLGIVNEKLRIECNSFEELITVYEVDVESLVGKLSTIGYQYDPLTNQFKNYDR from the coding sequence ATGGACATGAGTAATATGGCGAACCTTGATAGCAATATTTTGCTTGGTATCGTCAATGAAAAGCTGCGTATCGAGTGTAATAGCTTTGAAGAGTTAATTACCGTATATGAAGTCGATGTGGAGAGTTTGGTTGGCAAGCTAAGTACGATCGGATACCAATACGATCCGCTGACCAACCAATTTAAAAACTACGACAGATAG
- the dcuC gene encoding anaerobic C4-dicarboxylate transporter DcuC: protein MLELLIGLVVTILVGYFIVKGYRAAGVLLTAGIALLLLTGVLGHTILPAKVTATGNMVSDSLEYVKYMLQYRGGGLGMQIMLLCGFASYMTHMGANNVVVKQFSRPLSFIKSPYALLVAAYIVACLMSLAVSSATGLGVLLMATLFPMMTAMGISRPAAVAVCASPAAIILSPTSGDVVIAAEKSGMSLDVFAVQTVLPVSICAIIVMAGAAFFWNKYLDKKENTPMEKIDVSEIEANAPAFYAVLPFLPIIGVFLFNGTTIEGLYLDIYTIVVGSIFIAALIDFIVKRFDGKKTLEDLDSCYQGMADAFKGVVMLLVAAGVFAQGLMSIGAIDNLIGLAEQAGAGGIALMLLLTGLTVAAAIATGSGNAPFYAFVELAPSLAAKMGLSPAFLIIPMLQASNLGRTISPVSGVIVATSGMAKISPFEVVKRTSVPVIAGLITVIIGTMVLVPMHP from the coding sequence ATGTTAGAGCTATTGATCGGATTAGTAGTCACCATTTTGGTGGGTTACTTCATTGTAAAAGGGTATCGTGCCGCAGGGGTACTGCTAACGGCAGGTATCGCATTACTTCTTTTAACTGGTGTACTTGGCCACACGATTCTTCCCGCGAAAGTAACAGCAACGGGTAACATGGTTTCGGACTCGCTGGAGTACGTGAAATACATGCTGCAATATCGTGGCGGCGGCTTAGGCATGCAAATCATGTTACTTTGTGGCTTCGCCTCGTACATGACGCACATGGGCGCAAACAACGTTGTAGTTAAACAGTTTTCACGACCACTTTCTTTTATTAAATCCCCATATGCATTATTAGTTGCGGCATACATTGTTGCCTGTTTAATGTCTTTGGCCGTTAGTTCTGCAACCGGTCTTGGCGTGCTACTGATGGCAACCTTATTCCCAATGATGACCGCGATGGGGATTTCTCGCCCTGCTGCTGTTGCTGTTTGTGCCTCTCCTGCTGCGATTATCCTTTCCCCTACTTCAGGCGATGTGGTTATTGCTGCTGAAAAATCGGGGATGTCTTTGGATGTCTTTGCCGTTCAAACCGTACTGCCAGTTTCAATCTGTGCGATCATCGTGATGGCAGGCGCTGCTTTCTTCTGGAACAAATATCTAGATAAGAAAGAAAATACGCCAATGGAAAAAATTGATGTATCAGAAATCGAAGCTAATGCTCCTGCTTTTTACGCCGTGCTTCCGTTCCTACCTATTATCGGTGTTTTCTTATTCAATGGCACCACGATCGAAGGCTTATACTTAGACATCTACACAATTGTGGTTGGTTCTATTTTCATCGCTGCGTTAATCGACTTCATTGTAAAACGCTTCGATGGTAAGAAAACACTGGAAGATCTTGATTCTTGTTACCAAGGTATGGCTGACGCCTTCAAAGGCGTAGTAATGCTATTAGTTGCGGCTGGTGTATTTGCGCAAGGCTTAATGTCTATTGGTGCTATCGACAACTTAATCGGCTTAGCAGAGCAAGCTGGCGCAGGGGGTATCGCTTTGATGCTTCTACTTACTGGTTTGACCGTTGCAGCAGCAATTGCAACAGGTTCTGGTAACGCGCCTTTCTACGCATTCGTAGAGCTAGCTCCTAGCCTAGCTGCAAAAATGGGTCTGAGCCCTGCATTCCTAATCATTCCAATGCTTCAAGCTTCTAACCTAGGTCGTACTATCTCTCCTGTTTCAGGCGTAATCGTTGCGACTTCCGGCATGGCGAAAATCAGCCCATTTGAAGTCGTAAAACGTACGTCAGTACCGGTTATTGCGGGCCTAATCACTGTTATTATCGGCACTATGGTGCTTGTTCCTATGCATCCTTAA
- a CDS encoding EAL domain-containing protein encodes MNTTTITTILESMSEGNRHKDTAWYPAVEWSWNLDIDQFDFLNADLSALMQEQEIQTSRDLLALFSDKERRKLVRAFQHAAECATTQSVFCTLSTPISNTLIFSEWIIEKKSENTLGGTVLPIVVLPSLGGMADIFTSIFDNQHHGVVVTDENTHILACNPLFAEKSGYSIRKLLGKKTRMFNAGKHSKSFFKDTWEQVHRKGFWTGTILSKRKNNVIEPQDLTLQKIELSNKKVYYVGYTVDLSDHLYRVADTEHGGIELLTQLPNEIEFSAKLLPLVEEKKADNNIIVMTFLPNLDAESVIEHRVAISNAIAKLDNRFLCGYLKANLFVAALQCPKSERNIESIHAEIRRFFHEIKRHVGDALYPLIIKGKVGVSVLGFDTANPKLLVTHATQAMLEQHSSKGYNINFFDTSIHKEAKRRKKLEDALTVAIKNEDIDVHFQPIVSTSTWRVVKFEALCRFNDIDGEHYSPQELVNLAEELNLITNIDRCVGRQSLQMLKTIRKHYGSDIGITINRSLNTKMSAQQVLNNAMTMIQDSGIEPENVTIELTESAYFASEGDQIEALKALRNIGVKVAIDDFGTGYSSFSYLSHGHFDFMKIDREFVMDIKVGTQNYFIVKTLINLSHTLGVKVIAEGAETIQEIKVLTSLGVDFIQGYFFSKPVPIAQIEQARHYTKNMKLLEPLRVAEQGAGILSLCDFTTPMLEPSAPLADVHRIFSHAKFDALMVVDNERCVGLVDREVYNLHLSPTLGTKIETQKDSVILKRKINQVMKTTFTTLSDETTINDVARLLEKKTPLPWVIADEMGTCLGVVSSQRILEFFIR; translated from the coding sequence ATGAATACCACGACTATTACTACCATCTTAGAATCCATGTCGGAGGGAAATCGGCACAAAGATACTGCGTGGTATCCGGCTGTAGAGTGGTCATGGAATCTCGATATCGATCAATTTGATTTTCTCAATGCCGATTTATCCGCTCTTATGCAAGAGCAAGAAATCCAAACAAGTCGTGATTTGTTAGCGCTTTTCTCAGATAAAGAGCGTCGTAAGTTGGTTCGAGCATTTCAACATGCTGCAGAATGCGCAACGACACAATCGGTTTTCTGCACATTGTCGACCCCAATCAGTAATACGTTAATCTTTAGTGAATGGATAATCGAGAAAAAGTCTGAAAACACGCTCGGTGGTACGGTGCTGCCCATCGTTGTGTTGCCATCGCTTGGTGGCATGGCCGATATATTCACATCGATTTTTGATAATCAGCATCATGGTGTTGTGGTTACAGACGAAAACACTCACATATTGGCTTGTAATCCACTTTTTGCAGAAAAGTCCGGATATTCAATTAGGAAGCTGTTAGGTAAAAAAACGCGCATGTTCAATGCGGGTAAGCACAGTAAGAGTTTCTTTAAAGATACATGGGAGCAGGTGCATCGAAAAGGCTTCTGGACCGGAACGATTTTGTCTAAGCGCAAAAATAACGTAATAGAACCTCAGGATCTGACGTTACAGAAAATCGAGTTATCGAATAAAAAAGTGTACTACGTTGGATATACGGTTGATTTGTCTGATCACCTTTATCGCGTTGCCGATACCGAGCATGGTGGCATTGAGCTATTAACACAGCTTCCAAATGAAATCGAGTTCAGCGCTAAGTTGTTGCCATTGGTGGAAGAAAAAAAGGCCGACAATAATATTATCGTCATGACCTTTTTGCCTAATCTTGATGCTGAAAGTGTCATCGAGCATCGTGTCGCAATTTCTAATGCGATTGCTAAGTTGGACAATCGTTTCTTGTGTGGTTATCTGAAAGCTAATTTGTTTGTGGCGGCTCTGCAATGCCCCAAAAGCGAACGTAACATTGAAAGTATTCATGCAGAAATACGTCGTTTTTTCCATGAGATAAAGCGTCATGTTGGTGATGCACTGTATCCACTCATCATTAAAGGTAAAGTGGGTGTGTCGGTTCTTGGGTTTGACACAGCCAATCCCAAATTGCTTGTTACGCATGCAACTCAAGCGATGTTGGAGCAGCATTCAAGCAAAGGGTACAACATTAACTTTTTTGATACCTCCATTCACAAAGAAGCTAAACGGCGTAAAAAACTTGAAGATGCACTGACCGTCGCGATTAAAAATGAAGATATTGACGTTCATTTTCAACCTATCGTGTCGACCTCCACTTGGAGAGTCGTGAAGTTTGAGGCGCTGTGTCGCTTTAATGACATTGATGGAGAGCACTACTCCCCACAAGAGTTGGTTAATTTGGCGGAGGAACTTAACCTTATTACTAACATTGATAGATGTGTCGGTCGACAATCGCTGCAAATGCTTAAAACAATCCGCAAGCATTATGGCTCTGATATTGGCATTACCATTAATCGCTCACTAAATACAAAAATGAGTGCTCAGCAGGTGTTGAATAATGCCATGACGATGATTCAAGATTCAGGTATCGAACCTGAAAACGTAACAATTGAATTAACGGAAAGTGCGTATTTTGCCAGTGAAGGTGATCAAATTGAGGCATTAAAAGCATTAAGAAATATTGGTGTTAAAGTCGCAATAGATGATTTTGGAACGGGGTACTCATCGTTTTCTTATCTTAGCCATGGTCATTTTGATTTTATGAAGATCGACCGAGAGTTCGTCATGGACATCAAAGTCGGTACCCAGAACTACTTTATCGTGAAAACACTGATTAACCTCTCACATACCCTTGGGGTTAAAGTCATAGCGGAAGGTGCGGAAACGATTCAAGAAATCAAAGTTCTCACTAGTTTGGGCGTTGATTTTATTCAAGGGTATTTCTTTTCGAAACCCGTTCCGATCGCCCAGATCGAACAAGCTCGCCATTACACTAAGAATATGAAGTTGCTAGAGCCACTAAGAGTAGCAGAGCAAGGGGCTGGAATTTTAAGTTTGTGCGATTTTACTACGCCAATGTTAGAACCGAGTGCACCGCTTGCTGACGTTCACCGAATATTTAGCCATGCAAAGTTTGATGCACTCATGGTGGTGGATAATGAGCGTTGCGTAGGTTTGGTTGATCGAGAAGTCTATAACTTACATCTGTCGCCAACCTTGGGTACCAAGATAGAGACCCAAAAAGACAGTGTGATTCTAAAGCGTAAAATCAACCAGGTGATGAAAACCACGTTTACTACGTTGAGTGATGAAACGACGATTAACGATGTGGCGAGGCTGTTAGAGAAAAAAACACCACTACCGTGGGTGATTGCGGATGAAATGGGGACTTGCCTAGGCGTTGTTTCTTCACAGCGAATATTAGAGTTTTTTATACGTTGA